A region from the Myxococcales bacterium genome encodes:
- a CDS encoding ABC transporter permease codes for MVFEVKLAVRYLVSARLQSGLLMFGVSVGVVVFTFIAALMNGLSVRLTDDITGNVAHVTLEPELRVPRAFMASPKGRPLFAIQPGHDVKPAIRTYRSVLEVASRTPGVRAAVPEVFGNGTLARGEKNVAVAVTGLEAKNADAIAPIGPSIIRGRLDLGVGNVVVGSRLAADLGVDVGDRVSLRAARTASSRTGAVAAEAAMIVRGVFTLGVQAVDERVVYMGLTSAKKLFDVADGVSIIELKVDDVWQAPLLAERLGRATKLKASNWLDRNTRLQEGLRAQASTSNMIKAFSLLTIAIGVASALFLSVSRRRADIGILRSFGIGRGAILRTFVLQGLFIGTIGALVGVALGFGFAEALLRGSMKANGAPSIPIDPAQGEYVRAILLAMAASAFAAVVPAWSASRIDPLEAIQS; via the coding sequence ATGGTCTTTGAGGTCAAGCTCGCCGTCCGCTACCTCGTCTCGGCACGACTCCAGAGCGGACTGCTCATGTTCGGCGTGTCGGTGGGCGTCGTCGTGTTCACCTTCATCGCCGCGCTCATGAACGGGCTGAGCGTGCGGCTGACCGACGACATCACGGGCAACGTCGCCCACGTGACTCTCGAGCCGGAGCTGCGCGTTCCGCGCGCGTTCATGGCGTCACCGAAGGGCCGCCCGCTGTTCGCGATTCAGCCCGGACACGACGTCAAGCCGGCCATCCGCACGTATCGCTCCGTGCTCGAAGTGGCGTCACGGACGCCCGGCGTGCGCGCCGCCGTGCCCGAAGTGTTTGGCAACGGAACCTTGGCACGCGGCGAGAAAAACGTCGCCGTGGCGGTCACGGGCCTCGAAGCGAAGAACGCCGACGCGATCGCGCCCATCGGGCCGTCGATCATCCGCGGACGGCTCGATCTTGGCGTCGGGAACGTGGTGGTCGGGTCCCGGCTTGCTGCGGACCTCGGCGTTGACGTGGGCGATCGCGTCAGCCTGCGCGCCGCACGTACGGCGAGCTCCCGGACCGGCGCCGTTGCCGCGGAGGCCGCCATGATTGTCCGTGGTGTCTTCACGCTTGGCGTTCAAGCCGTCGACGAACGCGTCGTGTACATGGGACTCACGTCCGCGAAGAAGCTCTTCGACGTCGCCGATGGGGTCTCCATCATCGAGCTCAAGGTCGACGACGTGTGGCAGGCACCGCTGCTCGCGGAACGCCTCGGGCGCGCGACGAAGCTCAAGGCGTCGAATTGGCTCGATCGCAACACGCGTCTTCAAGAAGGGCTCCGTGCTCAAGCCAGCACCTCGAACATGATCAAGGCGTTCAGCCTGCTGACCATCGCCATCGGCGTCGCCAGCGCCCTCTTCCTCTCCGTCTCGCGGCGGCGTGCCGACATCGGCATCTTGAGGAGTTTCGGCATTGGTCGCGGCGCCATCCTTCGTACCTTCGTCTTGCAGGGCCTCTTCATCGGAACCATCGGCGCGCTCGTCGGCGTGGCCCTGGGCTTCGGCTTTGCAGAAGCGCTTCTTCGCGGCTCCATGAAGGCAAACGGGGCGCCGTCGATTCCCATCGATCCCGCGCAGGGCGAGTACGTTCGAGCGATCCTGTTGGCCATGGCCGCCAGCGCCTTCGCGGCGGTGGTCCCGGCGTGGTCGGCGTCCCGGATCGA
- a CDS encoding efflux RND transporter periplasmic adaptor subunit — protein MSAVTLPGPATSTVAPDVALDTVPITASTRRRAVRALVLALLAAVAAVGAVQVIRVVRRPPEVMSFAVKRADVTRMLAVTGRVEAVQTVVVSPQFSGRITEIVRHEGDRVKKGELLARLADTSARSNVLQQEAALTSRQHDLAQAQRDLARTTSLVASGSVAPAELETARLFASRAADDVRRLSAALREGRSQLVLLAPFDGTIIRRDGELGQVVGAQSAVFEIATLDSARVSAEVDERYVRLLRPGMRAEILPVGTEDAKLAATVSYVAQAVDPQTGAATVRFAYESAPKNVLMGMSVDVNVSVETIPSAITVPREAVGGGGGGDPSFVLVVTDGVVARRGITVDDWPAPFVVVRSGLKEGELTLVDPKGAKLGARVRTKGASNGL, from the coding sequence GTGAGCGCAGTCACGTTACCTGGGCCGGCTACCTCGACGGTCGCGCCGGACGTCGCGTTGGACACAGTGCCCATCACGGCATCGACGCGACGGCGGGCCGTCCGCGCGCTCGTACTGGCTTTGCTCGCTGCCGTCGCAGCCGTGGGAGCGGTCCAAGTGATCCGTGTCGTTCGGCGGCCACCAGAGGTGATGAGCTTCGCGGTAAAGCGGGCAGACGTCACGCGGATGCTCGCCGTCACGGGGCGCGTCGAGGCGGTGCAAACGGTGGTCGTCAGCCCGCAGTTCTCCGGCCGGATCACCGAGATCGTCCGACACGAAGGCGACCGCGTGAAGAAGGGGGAGCTCCTCGCGCGCCTCGCGGATACGTCGGCGAGATCGAACGTCCTTCAGCAGGAGGCCGCGCTGACCTCGAGGCAGCACGACTTGGCGCAAGCCCAGCGTGATCTAGCGCGCACGACCTCGCTCGTGGCGAGCGGCTCCGTCGCACCCGCCGAGCTGGAGACCGCGCGCCTCTTTGCCTCGCGTGCCGCCGACGACGTCCGCCGCCTGTCGGCGGCGCTTCGGGAGGGCCGGTCGCAGCTCGTGTTGCTCGCTCCCTTCGATGGAACGATCATCCGCCGCGACGGCGAGCTCGGTCAGGTGGTGGGGGCCCAGAGTGCGGTCTTCGAGATCGCCACCCTGGATTCGGCCCGGGTCTCGGCCGAGGTCGATGAGCGCTACGTCCGGTTGCTGCGGCCCGGGATGCGAGCCGAGATCCTTCCAGTCGGGACCGAGGACGCCAAACTAGCGGCCACCGTCTCGTACGTCGCGCAGGCCGTCGATCCACAAACGGGCGCGGCGACGGTTCGCTTCGCCTACGAAAGCGCACCGAAGAACGTTCTGATGGGAATGTCGGTCGACGTAAACGTGAGCGTCGAGACGATCCCGTCAGCGATCACCGTGCCTCGCGAGGCCGTGGGCGGCGGTGGCGGTGGAGACCCCTCGTTCGTGCTCGTCGTCACCGATGGCGTCGTCGCGAGGCGTGGCATCACCGTCGACGATTGGCCCGCTCCGTTCGTCGTCGTGCGTTCCGGTCTCAAGGAGGGCGAGCTCACGCTCGTGGACCCAAAGGGCGCCAAGCTCGGGGCTCGCGTGCGGACCAAAGGCGCGTCCAATGGTCTTTGA
- a CDS encoding VIT family protein, with the protein MGRAAARPWAAAPERHRSGRAGWIRAAVLGADDAIVSTASLMIGVAAASATKEAVLVAGVAGLVAGAMSMAVGEYVSVSSQRDAEQADVERESRELAQQPRAELNELAMLYVKRGLDKALAMKVAEQLSAHDTLGAHMKDELGIDQSALSRPMQAAWISAACFATFALVPIAALLAAPIPLRIPLIALASLISLALLGALGGHLGGAPRLRASLRVTLGGAAAMAVTAAIGRLLGVSVG; encoded by the coding sequence ATGGGCAGGGCGGCCGCGAGACCATGGGCGGCGGCGCCCGAGAGGCATCGAAGCGGGCGCGCCGGGTGGATTCGCGCTGCGGTGCTAGGCGCGGACGACGCGATCGTCTCCACGGCGAGCCTCATGATCGGCGTCGCCGCAGCTTCGGCCACGAAGGAGGCGGTCCTCGTGGCGGGTGTCGCCGGCCTCGTGGCCGGAGCCATGTCCATGGCTGTGGGTGAGTATGTCTCCGTCAGCTCGCAGCGCGACGCCGAACAGGCGGACGTCGAGCGAGAGAGCCGGGAGCTAGCCCAGCAGCCGAGAGCCGAGCTGAACGAGCTTGCGATGCTCTATGTGAAGCGCGGTCTCGACAAGGCGCTCGCGATGAAAGTCGCCGAGCAATTGAGCGCCCACGACACGCTCGGCGCTCACATGAAGGACGAGCTTGGCATTGACCAGAGCGCTCTGTCGCGTCCCATGCAAGCGGCGTGGATCTCTGCCGCATGCTTCGCGACCTTCGCCCTCGTTCCGATCGCGGCGTTGCTCGCGGCACCGATCCCGCTTCGAATCCCGCTCATCGCGCTCGCTTCGCTCATCAGTCTCGCGCTGCTCGGCGCCCTGGGCGGCCACCTGGGAGGAGCGCCGAGGCTCCGCGCGTCGCTCCGGGTCACCCTTGGAGGCGCCGCGGCCATGGCCGTCACGGCCGCCATCGGGCGCCTCCTCGGCGTATCCGTGGGGTGA
- a CDS encoding VOC family protein, giving the protein MKPKNTVCLWFDKDALDAARFYAATFPNSDVTAVHKAPGDYPSGTEGDVITVEFTVPGSPALGLNGGPRVKHSDAFSFQVSTDSQEETDRYWNAIVENGGQESACGWCKDRWGLSWQITPRTLMEALAAGGAEAKRAFTAMMSMKKLDVAAIDAARRG; this is encoded by the coding sequence ATGAAGCCGAAGAACACCGTCTGCCTCTGGTTCGACAAGGACGCGCTCGACGCAGCGCGCTTCTACGCCGCGACCTTCCCGAACAGCGACGTGACCGCGGTCCACAAGGCACCGGGCGATTACCCGAGCGGCACGGAGGGCGATGTCATCACCGTCGAGTTCACGGTCCCGGGATCCCCTGCCCTCGGACTCAACGGCGGGCCCCGCGTCAAACACAGCGACGCGTTCTCCTTCCAAGTCTCCACCGACAGCCAGGAAGAAACGGATCGCTATTGGAACGCGATCGTCGAGAACGGTGGCCAGGAAAGCGCCTGTGGCTGGTGCAAGGATCGCTGGGGCCTATCGTGGCAAATCACCCCGCGCACCCTCATGGAGGCCCTTGCGGCCGGCGGCGCCGAGGCGAAGCGCGCCTTCACGGCCATGATGTCGATGAAGAAGCTCGACGTGGCCGCCATCGACGCCGCCCGCCGCGGATAG